A genomic segment from Pedobacter sp. MC2016-14 encodes:
- a CDS encoding porin: MKKLLILAAALLTSSITFGQEEPKIKVTGYLETYFGYDFNKPSDNNRPGFIYSHNRHNEVNLNLGFIKGSYENGMVRANLAVMAGTYANANLAAEPGVLKNIFEANAGLKLSKSANLWLDAGVFSSHIGFESAISKDCWVLTRNISSENTPYYESGAKMTYITNDGKLTATALYLNGWQRMTRQTGNSQPAGGVQLSWKPTGKITVNYSNYLGTEGADSVRVRRFYHNVYGIFQLSDQFGVTLGFDYGTQQKVKGSSDKNEVLSPVAIAQYKINSKWAMAGRVEYYEDKNGVFIATGTANGFKTTGYSLNIDYAPISNAVVRLEGKLYNSKDAVFGREDQFVKHNALLTASFAVSF; this comes from the coding sequence ATGAAAAAACTCTTAATATTAGCCGCTGCATTACTTACAAGTTCAATTACTTTTGGACAGGAAGAACCAAAAATTAAAGTAACAGGATACCTGGAAACTTATTTTGGATATGATTTTAACAAACCGTCAGACAACAATAGACCTGGGTTTATATACTCCCATAACCGGCATAATGAGGTCAACTTAAATCTTGGTTTTATTAAAGGTAGCTATGAAAATGGAATGGTTCGTGCAAACCTTGCTGTAATGGCCGGAACTTATGCAAATGCCAATCTTGCTGCGGAACCTGGTGTGTTGAAGAATATCTTTGAAGCCAATGCGGGACTAAAGCTTTCCAAATCTGCAAACCTTTGGCTGGATGCTGGTGTTTTTTCTTCTCATATTGGTTTTGAAAGTGCCATCTCCAAAGATTGCTGGGTGCTTACAAGGAACATTTCTTCAGAAAACACGCCTTATTATGAATCGGGTGCAAAAATGACCTACATTACCAATGATGGAAAATTGACTGCTACGGCACTTTATTTGAATGGATGGCAAAGAATGACCCGCCAGACCGGAAATAGTCAGCCGGCAGGAGGAGTACAGCTTAGCTGGAAACCAACTGGTAAAATCACGGTGAATTATAGCAATTACCTGGGTACTGAAGGTGCTGATTCTGTACGTGTGAGACGTTTTTACCACAATGTGTACGGAATATTTCAATTAAGCGACCAGTTTGGTGTTACGCTTGGATTTGATTATGGAACACAGCAAAAAGTAAAGGGAAGTAGTGATAAAAATGAAGTGTTATCTCCTGTGGCTATTGCGCAATATAAAATTAACAGTAAATGGGCAATGGCGGGTAGAGTGGAGTATTACGAAGATAAAAATGGCGTCTTTATTGCAACAGGTACAGCTAATGGCTTTAAAACAACTGGATATTCTTTAAATATTGATTATGCACCAATAAGCAATGCAGTGGTGAGGCTGGAAGGCAAATTGTATAACAGTAAAGATGCTGTGTTTGGACGAGAAGATCAATTTGTTAAGCACAATGCTTTGCTAACAGCTAGTTTTGCTGTCTCATTTTAG
- a CDS encoding K(+)-transporting ATPase subunit C — MKPFILQSLRLTAVLMVLLCVVYPLIVAFAGSFSEGKGGGEKIKKSGKVVGYALLGQSFTKPEYFWGRPSAVGYNAAGSAGSNKGPSNPDYLQQVSDRIDTLLKYNPTIDKTDIPADMITASGSGLDPNISEQGAKIQVKRIAAYRKLDERKVAELVAKNTQGPLFGLFGPSSINVLKLNIALDELK; from the coding sequence ATGAAACCATTCATATTACAATCCTTACGCTTAACTGCAGTTTTAATGGTACTGCTCTGCGTTGTTTATCCCTTAATTGTAGCATTTGCCGGAAGTTTTTCTGAAGGAAAAGGGGGAGGCGAAAAAATCAAGAAAAGCGGTAAAGTGGTAGGCTATGCTTTGCTTGGCCAGTCTTTTACAAAACCAGAATATTTTTGGGGCAGGCCTTCGGCAGTTGGGTATAATGCGGCTGGCTCTGCTGGTTCAAACAAGGGACCTTCAAATCCGGATTACCTGCAACAGGTATCTGACAGGATTGACACGCTGCTGAAATACAACCCAACAATTGATAAAACAGATATACCGGCAGATATGATTACCGCTTCAGGAAGTGGTTTAGACCCTAATATTTCTGAACAGGGCGCAAAGATCCAGGTTAAAAGGATTGCTGCTTACCGTAAACTGGACGAAAGAAAAGTAGCTGAATTGGTGGCTAAAAACACTCAAGGACCTCTATTTGGGTTGTTTGGCCCGTCATCGATAAACGTATTAAAATTAAATATCGCACTCGACGAATTAAAATAA
- a CDS encoding sensor protein KdpD: protein MEVDGKADSVKKFLDLVKKSRRGKFKVYIGMSAGVGKTYRMLQEAHALLKNGIDIQIGYIETHNREETHALLHGIPVIKRRKIFYKGKELEEMDVQGIINLHPEVVIVDELAHTNVEGSKNGKRWQDVADILDAGISVISAVNIQHLESMNEEIETITGIPITERIPDKILESADEIVNIDLTADELIDRLKAGKIYDRSKIELALHNFFQPERILQLRELALKEVAHHLERKINIEVPKQIKLRPERFLACISSNAEVAKVVIRKTARLASYYRSPWVVLYVQSARESGDKIKLDKQRHLINNFKLATELGAEVLKVKSDEITQTIIRVAEEKEITTICIGKPHLNLLQVILRTAIFNQLLRSIAARDTDLVILS, encoded by the coding sequence ATGGAAGTAGATGGTAAAGCTGATTCTGTAAAGAAGTTTCTTGACTTGGTGAAAAAATCAAGAAGGGGTAAGTTTAAGGTGTACATTGGTATGAGTGCTGGCGTAGGAAAAACGTACCGCATGCTGCAGGAAGCTCATGCACTTTTAAAAAATGGTATCGACATTCAGATTGGCTACATTGAAACCCATAACCGTGAGGAGACCCATGCACTTTTACATGGTATTCCGGTGATTAAAAGAAGAAAAATCTTTTATAAGGGTAAGGAACTGGAAGAAATGGATGTGCAAGGAATTATCAATCTGCATCCTGAGGTCGTAATTGTTGATGAACTGGCCCATACTAATGTAGAAGGGAGTAAGAATGGCAAGAGATGGCAGGATGTAGCTGATATTCTGGATGCTGGAATTAGTGTGATCTCCGCGGTAAACATCCAGCACCTGGAAAGTATGAATGAGGAGATTGAAACCATTACAGGTATTCCAATTACTGAGCGGATTCCGGACAAAATCCTTGAGTCCGCTGATGAGATTGTCAACATAGATTTAACTGCTGATGAACTGATTGATCGGCTTAAGGCGGGGAAGATCTATGACCGTAGTAAAATTGAGCTGGCACTTCATAACTTTTTTCAGCCTGAAAGAATTCTGCAACTTCGTGAACTGGCGCTAAAAGAGGTAGCACATCACCTGGAGCGGAAAATCAATATTGAAGTGCCTAAGCAAATTAAGTTGAGACCAGAACGTTTTTTGGCTTGTATTTCCTCTAACGCTGAAGTAGCAAAAGTAGTGATCCGCAAAACTGCCCGATTGGCTTCTTACTATCGCTCCCCATGGGTGGTATTGTATGTGCAAAGCGCCAGGGAAAGTGGAGATAAGATTAAGCTGGATAAACAGCGGCATTTGATTAATAATTTTAAACTGGCTACAGAACTTGGGGCAGAGGTATTGAAGGTGAAAAGCGATGAGATTACACAAACCATTATCCGCGTTGCAGAAGAAAAGGAAATTACAACAATATGCATTGGCAAGCCGCATTTAAATTTGTTACAGGTCATCCTGCGAACTGCTATATTTAACCAATTATTACGAAGCATTGCCGCCAGGGACACTGATCTGGTTATTTTAAGCTAA